In Drosophila miranda strain MSH22 chromosome Y unlocalized genomic scaffold, D.miranda_PacBio2.1 Contig_Y3_pilon, whole genome shotgun sequence, a single window of DNA contains:
- the LOC117194418 gene encoding uncharacterized protein LOC117194418, with protein MHENLVQELQKSDKSRPPVGRRSIHSLEESRPESDQEEYEDISVEAIQSSTAKRSCWNCEELGHVWENCMADRRIFCYGCGAPNVYKPQCQTCIRRASENRQKGASNNSRMPPKNHH; from the exons ATGCATGAAAATCTAGTGCAGGAGTTACAGAAATCTGACAAGTCTCGGCCACCGGTCGGCCGTCGTTCGATACATAGTCTGGAGGAATCGCGCCCTGAAAGCGATCAAGAAGAGTATGAGGATATCAGCGTAGAGGCCATTCAAAGTTCGACGGCTAAGCGTTCTTGTTGGAATTGTGAGGAGCTTGGACATGTGTGGGAAAATTGTATGGCAGATAGGCGGATATTTTGTTACG GCTGTGGAGCTCCGAATGTCTATAAGCCGCAGTGCCAAACATGCATTCGTAGAGCTTCGGAAAACCGTCAGAAGGGTGCATCCAACAACAGCCGGATGCCCCCAAAAAACCACCATTAA